In Acanthochromis polyacanthus isolate Apoly-LR-REF ecotype Palm Island chromosome 9, KAUST_Apoly_ChrSc, whole genome shotgun sequence, the DNA window CGAGTGTTAAACCAAACTGGAGTGAGCAGGCCGGTGACTTCCCTGTCTGTAAACAGCAATTGTGGCAGTTGGTTTTGACGGAGTTTCTGCGAACGGGTGAGACTTGTTCACCCCTCAATGCATTGTGACTTTTTGTTAAAAACGAGATAGCAAGGGCAGCTGTGGTTCTGGGTTGGACCTGAATAAGGTAACAGTTTTTCATACATTTGTTTCACCAGAACCTTTTAAAACGTGGAGCTTGATAACAAGCATGAGCAAAAGCgactcatttaaaaatgacagttttttttttttttttttttgctctgagGTTAAAGTCACATGTTCAAGTATCCAGAAGAGGAAGTTGGGAACAGTTGCATGACCGCCCACTCGGATAtattaatacacacacatgctgctttCAATTAATAGTGAAATCCATTTAGTGAGTAATGGATGGCTGTTGTCTAGACAAAAAAATGGCCTTTGTCAAgataatttttgcatttctttcctctggaaaaaaatctgtaaaaatgatgatttgatttttggtacagTGTGCACCATGCAAGCATGTCCAGTAGGATCTAAGAATATGATTTACAGGGCAGGCAACTCACTGTAGAGCTACAATACATTTATAATGGTTATCTTCCTCAATTGAGCCCAAGAGTGTTGTGCAGTGCGGGTGACCAGCATTCAGTAACCTAGCTGGCTCTTAATCTCACTGAAGACTCACAGTCTAACTCCTTTCTTGCTGTCCGTTTTTTGTAGCTCGTGCCCACCTCAGCAGTCAGTGTTAGATTCTTCTCCGTAATGTCACAGTGGGTTGTTAGGGTGTGCTAACCTCTCACGTGACCTCGAGGCCTCTTCTTCTAAGCTGCAAAATGAGTCACTGCCACTTCTAGCATGGTCAGGCTCAGTGGCTGCACGGCTGCACTGCAAATTACACTGTGGACTTAAGCATACACTACAAATAGCTGAGCTCTCGGGGAGACAGTCAGAGCTGATCCAAAGGTTTTTGCAGTAGAGTCAAACAACTTGGAGCAGTAACGAGAACAGCACATGGTATAATCCAGTTTCAACTAGTGGTTGAGTACAAGAAGGCGAATAGTTACAAGAAATTGGAGAGACAATGTCCTCTGGGTTGAATGAAACCACTGCTTGTTTTAGATAGTTAACAATTGTCCTTTTCAACAATACAACATCTTATTGTTCATGGATTGTCTGCCTTTTTTTAAGTAAGGATATAGCTAATTATTAAATTCATTGTCAGTTTATCTGACAAATACTTTTatacaaaatgtttgaaattgaGACTGGGTCTGAAGTGTGTCCACACCCTACATGTTGCTTTCACAGTAAATATTAAGTGTGAATTTAATGAGTATACAAGCTCTGTTATTCAAACTTGATACTGGTGAGTGTCATCGTGTCATGCTTCCTCTGTAAGGTCATCCTCAGTGTAGCGAGCCAGTGGATCTGGAGGGAGAAAGAGTGCTGACTGAGAACCAGCCTAAGAATAGGCAGAGTTGGTCCCCATGCAAGCAAGGATTATTTTACCAGGAGGCTCCTGCTGCATTCACTGCAGCTTGAGTTTTCAAATGTGCTGATGCATCTTTATTCCGGGCTGTGTTTCTAAAATTTCACGCTGTGTCTTCATCCTGCAGGTAAAGTTGACTTGCTGTACAAAAGAATCACCCCCTGCAACCTtgagcttcagcagcaggtgaAAACACTTACAGCGCGGAGAAGAGTACAGCCTGTCTTGTCGCTTCAGGTTTGATTCGACACTCCAGCGCTCACTTCATCGTCAAAGATGAAGTTGAAGGAGGATATGAACCCCctgctgctgcaggtcttccGCTCCGTGGTCTGGGTCTACTCCTTCATCACCTTTATACCCTGGTACTTTTTCTCCGGTGCTGGCAACAATTTGGAACGAGCCCGCAGAATCAAGGCACGCTCGATTAGCGGAAACCCAGCGGGGCCTTACAGAGCCGCCAACAGCCAAGAGAAGCTGGCTGCGTGGCTGCACCCCGGGGTGGACACACTGGACAAAATGTCTTGAATACGCTGCAAAGAGGTTTGCACAGAGGGACTGTCTGGGCCCAAGAGAAGGTGCTTAGTGAGGAGGACGAGCTCCAGCCAAACGGCAAGGTCCTTCAAAAAGGTGAGAGGCATAGTTAACCATTGTCCTTTCCTTACCTGGTACTTCAACATCTTGTTTTGCtagtattttaaatgttcaGTGTCTCAAGAGCAAGAATGTAGTCAATGGGTGGATCCTTTCATCACTTTTAGGTTTAGAGCTCCAGCGTTCTGTGAATCTGTAGGAAAGTTTGACTCTCTCTCAGAGATCAGTCTGGCACTGTGCACAGTGTGTGGGATGCAGGTGGAAGAGCAGaagtgtcatttgtctcacagCTGAATTAACACATGCACAGTCACTAAAGCCCTGTAGATGGCACTGACTGACTGCATACAAAAGATGAAAGAGCATGACTGGTACCAATAGGAGGCAGTTTCTCATTTAGTATTGCAGCTTAGACTACTGTCTGCAACCTCTTACTTGTTACTTTTTTCGTTGTTGCTTGTAATGAAAAGCAGTGCACACATTCATCCCGTTTCTATGGTTACAGTGGTTGTAAACAAGGACTGTAGAGAACAAGCACCACCATTATTTTCGGGTTGTTTGGCGTAGTATGTGGACAGAATCTTGAATTTTGCAAATATCTCTGCATGTCACGTGTAGGTGATTCTAGGGAGATACAACTGGCTCTCATACGAGGACACCTACCAGACAGCAAAGTCCTTTGGTAGCGGTCTGGCAGCTCTCAGTCAGAAGCCGCAGTGCAACATCGCTATCTTCTGTGAGACCAGAGCGGAGTGGATTGTGGCAGCACAGGCTTGTTTCATGTACAATTTCCCACGTGAGTGACTTATGGACAAACATGCATATTCCTAAATTCTTCAGCCTTTAGTTAAACGTTTGAAATGACCCACTAACTTGGCTGTCATTGAATTTGACAGTTGTGACCCTCTACGCCACCCTTGGGCCCATGGCCATTGCTCACGGCCTGAACGAGACCGAAGTCACGCACATCATCACAAGGCAAAGACCTACTTCAGAGCCGTCTCAAGGTACCTGTTTGCTGTTAACGGCTTGTCTCCATAAATGGTGCACTTTGTTAAACAAAGTCACCAATGACTGGCTCTTAATTTGTCAGTAATGTTAGAGCTTAATAAGAAGTGCTGTTCAATTGCTTAATTAGTTTGCCTCTCACTCTCCCTCCACCTCTTCCTGCCTCCCACTCGCATCCAACTCCATGTCCCAGCTATTCTGTGTGACGTGCCAAGGCTGCAGTATGTCATTGTAGTGGACAGCAACCCACAAGCTGGCCAGACATCCCCAGAGGCATCATGGTCTACAGCATGGAGGCTGTGAAGGAGATGGGATCCAAGCCTGACAATAGTGAGCATTTGTGCAACGTGATTAAAAAGGTTTCTAATTTTGTCGGGGGAAATGAAAGTACATTGATGGAGGCCTTAATACAAAGCCAACACCCTAATGTGTAATTACAGTGATGTGCTCTGTGTGACAGTCAGCAAGAGGTCAAATCTGCACTTGCCAAACACCCGGTGTGGTGATTATACTGGCCAAATATTTCAGGAATTTGTCGCTCTTCCAGAATCAACTTTAACCATGTTTATACTTGTCCTTATAGGAAACATGGAAAATTcgaaaatgtttaaatatcgCACATAATGCATGTGAAATATCTAAATAATTGTAGTCAAGTTTTCTTCAcagttagatttaaaaaaaatacaacaattagCAGATGTTTGTAGTAGATTTAAGCCAGTGAGACTAATCAAAGATGCCCGATTAAAGTACTTATTTAGGGGAACATGTCCAGtaataaaatgcttttcttcaaaCCTGCATGTGGCCAGAACCCTCGAACATGAAACCTGCTTTGAGTTATTTGTGCATTTCATTCCAAAAAAATTGTACAAATGAGCTAAAACAATAATCGGGCCATATGATCAGCAGAATAGTCCGTAATAGCATTGATAGATGCTTGATCATCGATACCAAGCAGACATGGCAAAAATTCTCAGGTTACAGCTTTTCTTGTGTGAGGACTTGCTGTTTTATCTGTTTGTATTGCTGAAAAtgatagaaattaaaaatgattccACGAACAGCTGGTTGAAGAAACAAGCCTTTGGGTCTACACTTTGATTCAACATTTTATAGAttaagggattattttcataaaCAATATTTGATAAGGAAAACAAAAGTCGCTTTCATATGATTGTTGTTATATGTTATTTGTACACTAATTAGTTCAAGTTGTTTATACTATGGAATTTGTTATTACTGCTAATAATGTCGTTGTCATTTCCTCTCTAACCGTCACTCCTCCGCTCTCCTGTCTCGACAGTCGCAGTCGACCGCAGACAGCCAGAGCCTTCAGACATCGCCGTCATCATGTACACCAGCGGCTCCACAGGCATCCCCAAGGGTGTCATGATCTCCCATGGCAACCTCATTGCTGGCATCACAGGCATGGCCGAGCGAATCCCTAACCTCAAGTATGGCCATATGAGAGTCACTGCTGTTTCTTTGACACTTCCTCTGATTCTTATGTCCTGATACTCAGACTCTACAGAGTGTCCCTCATTCTCTTTCCCAATATGTGGTGTTCCTCCgaccatgtttgtttttttacatactCATGAACCATTTAAACAAACTTTGTCGCTGTATCTCAGTCTTTTCCTTGAGTGTCTTCTGGAgattaatttgatttttttttgctggcaGTGAGACAGACACCTACATCGGCTACCTGCCATTGGCCCATGTTTTGGAGCTCAGTGCAGAGCTGGTGTGCATCTCTCATGGCTGTCGCATCGGGTACTCTTCTCCTCAAACTCTAGCAGACCAGGTCAGTGTAGAAATGAACAGACACATCTTGCGACCAGTCTGCGTACATGTTTGTCTGTCAATGCTAAACTTCACCTTGTGTCCTCAAAAAGTGCTACTTCACTCACTAATACCTCAGTGTTAATGTGATAATCTGTTCAATATTCTTGTCTTTACTGTGCATTCCAGCTTATCTAAATATACAGGCCTAAATTTGCAGATTACTGAGAATTGACCGCTTGTCGTTTTTCTTTTCACAGTCCACCAAGATAAAGAAGGGCAGTAAAGGAGATACCAGTGTGCTGAAACCTACTCTCATGGCTGCTGTACCTGTAAGTCTATTTAGCACTGCACAGACTTATCAGTCcagttttattgatattatgGCCTGTTGGTTGACTTTATAAGTCATTACCTATCATCTTGAGTCTTGTAAAATGTGAGATATCAGTCTAGACACAGGGCAGACTTTACATATCTTAAGTGTTAACTTAGATATGGCCTGTGTGGTGTGTGTAGGAGATCATGGATCGAATCTACAAGAATGTAATGACCAAAGTGGAGGAGATGAGCAAATTCCAGAAGATGCTCTTTGTGCTGGCCTACAATTACAAGATGGAACAGATCTCCAAGGGCTATGGCACACCTCTATGTGACAGGTAGTACACACTGCACATACCTGTGTACATGAGTTGAACCCTCAGGAAAGTCCCTCCACTAAACATGTACTTCCTCTGTTATGCTTGAGCAAACAGTAACTGCTGTTCCTACACGGCTAATCATAACATACGTAGAACTACTTCTTCATTAACCCTTGTCAACACCAGGCCACTACACAAGTGAATTATTCTCTAGCGCGTGTGAATCATTGGGTTTTATCGACCATGGTGTTTGCACAGAACATTCTTCGAGATGAGTCAGTATCTGGACACTGTGCTGATTAACCGCTAGCTTTCTGAAACTCTCAATGTTTTTGTCAGTAGCTGTTAAAGTTTCTGTTGGAGTCTCCTCCACCTCTAAATCATCATCACCATGCTATGTATTCTTGTCCTTTTCCAGTTTGGTGTTCAAACGAGTGCGTGCGCTCTTGGGCGGGAACACTCGGGTGCTGCTTTCAGGCGGAGCGCCGCTCTCAGCAGCCACACAGCGATTCATGAACATCTGTCTGTGCTGCCCCGTGGGGCAGGGATATGGTCTGACAGAGACCTGTGGAGCTGGCACCATCAGTGAGAGTAGAAGGGTGGAGGGGAGAAAGGCAGGAAATGTGGAAGAGTTAATAGAGGAACAGCTAGAAAAGACAGCATGGTAAAAGTAGGTAATTCTGCCTAATCAAATGTGCTAAGTCTTTACTGGTATTTTCAGTTTGGGACTACAGCACAGGACGAGTTGGTGCTCCACTGGTTTGTTCAGAGATCACACTGAAGGACTGGGAGGAAGGTGAGCAGAATAGCAGCAAATCCATCCGTAGAGAAGacaaacatttaatattttctctttaatCAACACGTTCTGTGCTCCCCTAGGTGGTTACTACAGCACAGACAAGCCCAACCCTCGAGGTGAAATTTTGCTCGGTGGGCCCAATGTAACGATGGGCTACTACAAAAACGAGAACAAGAATCTTGAGGGCTTTTATGTGGACGAGAAAGGCCAGAGATGGTTTTGCACTGGAGACATTGGAGAATTCCACCCTGACGGATGCCTTAAGATCATCGGTAAGAAATCTGTAAACTTGTATGCGCGCGTGATGCAAGTGTTAAATCTTTCAGCGTTTTAATATGTGTTCTTTTCTCACAGATCGCAAGAAAGACCTGGTGAAACTGCAGGCAGGAGAATATGTGTCTCTAGGAAAAGTGGAGGCTGTTCTGAAGAACTGCCCACTCATAGACAACATCTGTGCCTATGCCAACAGGTATAATCCTGCACACACTGCCTCTGAATCGTGTTGGTCGATCGTATTGATGAAAACTTTAACTTTTGACTCCACTTAATTCTTTAATACAAACCCAACCAAGTGCAAACATTGCATATAGAATTTTCCATTCCGGTCTTAACTTGACAATTATTTTGTGCTCGTTTCTTAGTGACCAGTCATATGTGATCAGCTTCGTGGTGCCGAACCAAAAGCAGCTGATGGCACTGGCAGAGCAGATGGACGTAAAGGGCACAGTGGAAGAGATCTGCAACAACTCCCATGTGGAGAAAGAGGTCCTCCGCATCATTACTGAGGCTGCTATTTCAGGTAGGGCAAAAGCCTTATTATCACTAAAGTGTAACATTGTTAGCAAAACCGAAGTGAGACTGTTGGTGATACTCTCTGTCAAATAATCAGTTCAGATTTGGTGTGATGTCATCCCCAGCCTTGTGCCAGACTTTGCACGAGTATCACATCATATCGTACCTGTCAGGCTGACTTGGTATTCTCTTCTCTCAAACCCAGCAAAACTGGAGCGATTCGAGATCCCCAAGAAGATCCGACTGAGTGCTGAGCCCTGGACACCAGAGACCGGCTTGGTCACCGACGCGTTCAAACTAAAACGCAAGGAGCTCAAAACACACTACCAGGAAGACATTGAGAGGATGTACGGTGGAAAATAACCCGAAGATGCACTCCAGACAGCACACAAATACATACACATATGTACTTAAACACACACGCAAGCAGCTCAAAACGCAACTACCAGGGACTACTTAGAGAGGAGATACTTTAGTTACAGgtagcgcacacacacacacactcacacattcattgttacagacacacagagacccATGCACCTCCTCCACAGCTTTCCCTGCGACCAGCTTCGATCAAAGCCGGGGGAGGGGGGGCTCTCGAATCCAGCTTAACGCTCTCTGTCAAGACCAAGAGGCAGAAATGTCCCTCACAGACGACCGAGCCAGCCAGGCCCGCATGGTGCGACGCACTAACCCACTGCTCTTTGACGGATTTAGCCCTTTGAGTTGCTATGACTACCAAGGCGGCACAGGAAGTCAGACCTTTTGCATGACTCGAAGTGAAACCAATGTCAGGCTGAACGCATCTGAATTTCTGACAGTGCGTCCTCCCCTGTTGCTTGCCTCCCTCCACCGCTGGTCTCCGGAACCTTCCGCCAGTTCAGCTCGGTTGCTCGGACATGTTTGGCAGATACCTGGCAGGAACAGGGGATAGCATGAGCCCGACAGTGGGATCCCTCCTGGGGGGGTTTATGTAACATTCAGGTTGGAATCTTTGCAGGGATCTCTATTGTCTTTAATGATTTGTCGGTCTgttattgctatttttttttccattcctgTTTGGTTTGTCAGCTTTGAAACCCATTTGATgcgtgtttttctgtgtgaggAGTCCATGTCGCAAAGCCATGAGAGATTGAGCGTTACAATGTTtataaatacttttttcttACGGTTATTTTATGGTGGTGTTATTCACAGGGGctttgtttctcttgtttttttatttccattttgtgtaTGCTGATTATACTTTTTtgagctttgtttacattctttttttattattattttgatctttttttctctcctgtatTTGCCTGTGTCCCAAAGTTTGTATACTTGACAATGTGTTTACTAACTTGACTATTACAAGCGATTGAGTCTTCAGCCCTTTTCTGCTACCTGGCCTTTGCGGCACAGTCAAACATCAGTGGTAAAAGGCATCCACTGAGACTATTTGAGGGTTATTTTGTTGGTTCATTAACATACAGTAGCCCTGCCACATATTCCTCCAGCATGACCAATGCACCGTACGGATGTCTCCAAGGGAACTCGGCTTATTATAGAGAAATGGTTACAAAACTTAGACTTTCATTTGATTGTTGTCCCAGTTAACTTATTTGGGGCAACCGTTCATGTTAACCTTTTACTCTAGGTGTAGTTACTGTTactttaaatagatttttttacttACAATTATGACATACAAAAtgaatgtgcaatatttatacTCAATTTTTAAAGTATGTAAGAAggaaagacacacagacaacagCCCTTCCATTGTGTATTAATGTTTAGGCCTCCGCTTCAGTGCAGATTGGAAGGCCTGTAGGAAACTAAATCATAGGCAGAAAAGAAACGGTAGAGACACTGATAGGGAAGTTAGATGTAGCCCATTTTGAACGTActgtactaaaaaaaaaaaaagtatttgaaaTAAGACTGTAAAgtgaaaatgtaatatttggCATTGTAGAAACTGCATGATGAAAAGGGTGCGACTGTACCAAAGCACCTAAGTATAAGAGAGAACTGCACTCCATTAGGAGAAATTCTTTACGGATACACTCCATGTAGTCGTGAGTATATAGAACAAGCTCGGTTCACTTCAGAGTGCaagtaacatttctgtatctTCAGATCGGTTTTATGTGTATGATACTGTATGTGCAATGTATATAAAAGGGTCTACAGTACTACAGGATTCTGACACCTGCCATTtattatgtaaatatatatatgaggTTCTCAGATTGGTGGCGGTATTCTCTGAATGGCATCGGTGCGAGTGACTTTCTAGCTTCAGTATTCCTTCTCTTTAGGTTTAGGGACGGAAGATTAAACCGTGTTTGGTCAGTGGTCCTTTGTAAGGTCAACATCTTCGTTGCAACCACCTTTTCTGAATGCATCCCTGCTTTGCGTGCAATGACGACCTAGCAGTAAGAACTATACAATCAGGTACTCTAACAACGTCCCTTATCAGATGCCTACTAGCTTCATACGGGAGGGTTGTTTGTCCATACTATCATGACAAAGCAGAAACTCATTCCTCCCCGTTTTTATAAAAACTTCTTTCCTCctgacattttcagtgaaaaGTCAGTAGCTTACTGTGCTgtctgctgctttttctctgcCTGGCTAGGGGCGACTAGTTGCCTTTTTCCGACACACGTGAGCTGTCTTCAGGGGTCTTACGAATGTGAAGCCCTCCCCGTGTTCTGTTGACGGCACACACGTCGTGTCCTACTAACTTTTCTTCTGAACTAACAACAAGGCAATGACGGCGGGTGATGCAAAGACGAATCTCACCGCTCTCTGTTTGTTTCACTTGCTTTGTAAATAAGGTGAAAGGGGGAGGGGCTTGATGATCAAAGTTCAGCAAAACTACCAATAACTGTACAGGTGTAAAGCCTCCTGTTAATATATTTAATAATCTCTGTTATTGACCAGTTTTTGGGGGGGTCTTCTTGTTTATGTGATGTAAGTGGCCCTGAAAACTGAGCTACTGCAAGTTTCTccttccttttatttatttgtgatttgGCCTTGGAAAATTCTGTAATGAAATAAACGAGTTTGTGTTGTAATTACTGTTGTCTGTTGTGTGCGTTAAACACCTGAGCGCCGGCTGCGAGGCATAACGTGTGGCTGATAATCAGCAGCTTGATTAGAATCATCCTCAAACCAGAGTTTCTATGGCAACGGAGgccagtgtgtgtctgtgtcagtctgtgtgtgtgcgatgGAGTGAATGTGGTttgtgaaagtctgtgtggtgCTTCGACGCAAATGGAACATACAGTTCTGGGAGTCGACCTTCGCTCAGGGCTCATAAACAaaggatttcttttttctttcaggcACTCAAAGGCTATTGTTTCTCAAGACGTTCAATCGCAGACTTGTGAAATTGTTAAGTACTTTTGGTACATGTAGCTGCTGCTATTCGTACACAAAAAGGCCTGGATGCAATATTTTAGAGCTGACATCAAAACTAGTGCCTATTAtgtctgctgttgttttctttaattaattGATCCACTATTTTGTTGGTCAGTTGGctagctttaaaaataaaaataccagaaaattgtgaaaaggGGCATTTCAGTTTCCCAGAGCCCAAGCTGACATTTGAATTTATATTGGACCATTTTCCAAAAACTACAGATAAGcccaaaaactcaaaattttagataaacaacaaatgcaaattAAACTCATACATGTCAAGACAGATTCTGCAATATGATGCATAACGTTTATCAAGTCATGTAACACCCTAGAGTGATGTCAAATGAACCAAAACTGAGCTTTTGATGtattggaaaactgtttgatgttcCTGCATTTCGCTTTAAATATAACGGCTAACTACAAGACCACAGGGAGTCGAGCAATTCTTCTgactcctcctctcctctgttcCCTCCATCCAGCCCTATGGGACAAGTGAGTGAGTCAGAGGCAAAATGCTCCCTTCATTAGCCCACTGATTCTGACGTAAACACACGAAGAAGAGTGGCTCTacaccacaaagacaacaacagcagcagcaccgaGCGGCAGGAAACCGTGAAGGACATCTTCCATATTATATGaatgtggtttgtgtgtgtgtgtgtgtgtgtgtttctgcgcCTGTCTTCTCTTTGC includes these proteins:
- the LOC110956554 gene encoding LOW QUALITY PROTEIN: fatty acid CoA ligase Acsl3-like (The sequence of the model RefSeq protein was modified relative to this genomic sequence to represent the inferred CDS: inserted 1 base in 1 codon; deleted 3 bases in 3 codons), coding for MKLKEDMNPLLLQVFRSVVWVYSFITFIPWYFFSGAGNNLERARRIKARSISGNPAGPYRAANSQEKLAAWLHPGVDTLDKMLEYAAKRFAQRDCLGPREVLSEEDELQPNGKVLQKVILGRYNWLSYEDTYQTAKSFGSGLAALSQKPQCNIAIFCETRAEWIVAAQACFMYNFPLVTLYATLGPMAIAHGLNETEVTHIITGKDLLQSRLKVPVCSILCDVPRLQYVIVVDSNXTSWPDIPRGIMVYSMEAVKEMGSKPDNIAVDRRQPEPSDIAVIMYTSGSTGIPKGVMISHGNLIAGITGMAERIPNLNETDTYIGYLPLAHVLELSAELVCISHGCRIGYSSPQTLADQSTKIKKGSKGDTSVLKPTLMAAVPEIMDRIYKNVMTKVEEMSKFQKMLFVLAYNYKMEQISKGYGTPLCDSLVFKRVRALLGGNTRVLLSGGAPLSAATQRFMNICLCCPVGQGYGLTETCGAGTISEIWDYSTGRVGAPLVCSEITLKDWEEGGYYSTDKPNPRGEILLGGPNVTMGYYKNENKNLEGFYVDEKGQRWFCTGDIGEFHPDGCLKIIDRKKDLVKLQAGEYVSLGKVEAVLKNCPLIDNICAYANSDQSYVISFVVPNQKQLMALAEQMDVKGTVEEICNNSHVEKEVLRIITEAAISAKLERFEIPKKIRLSAEPWTPETGLVTDAFKLKRKELKTHYQEDIERMYGGK